From a region of the Hymenobacter jejuensis genome:
- a CDS encoding erythromycin esterase family protein, with the protein MLLPTHPLRTAADLDPVLAAIGDARVVLLGEASHGTSEYYTWRTALSRRLIQEKGFQFIAVEGDWPDCFEVNAAIKQDHKNYDSPSRLLQTFNRWPTWMWGNWEIAALIEWLHLHNRQQAPEHRAGFYGLDVYSLWESLQEILHYVEKQGDGAVKAAHRAFRCFEPYGNDPQEYAEAVAFVSKDCEDEVTDMLRALRQQVASSHADGLLSREAEFTAEQNALVAVNAERYYRAMIRGGSASWNVRDRHMMETLTRLLDLHGPDSKALVWEHNTHIGDARYTNMAREGLVNVGQLAREAYGPDNVFAVGFGSYEGSVIAGKKWGAPYEVMPVPQAPRGTWEEMLHSQLQGENGLLFSNELRQHPDLQQPVGHRAIGVVYRPEFERFGSYVPSVMLERYDAFMFIDKTRALHPLPTHADEHMPPDLYPWTE; encoded by the coding sequence ATGCTGCTTCCTACCCATCCGCTGCGCACGGCCGCCGACCTCGATCCGGTACTGGCTGCCATCGGCGACGCCCGGGTGGTGCTGCTGGGCGAGGCTTCGCACGGCACTTCCGAGTACTACACTTGGCGCACGGCCTTGTCCCGGCGGTTGATTCAGGAAAAGGGCTTCCAGTTTATCGCTGTGGAAGGCGACTGGCCCGATTGCTTTGAGGTAAATGCCGCCATCAAGCAGGACCACAAAAACTACGACTCCCCTTCGCGCCTGCTCCAGACGTTCAACCGCTGGCCCACTTGGATGTGGGGCAATTGGGAAATTGCGGCCCTAATAGAATGGCTGCATCTGCACAACCGCCAGCAGGCGCCCGAGCACCGCGCTGGCTTTTATGGGCTGGACGTGTACAGCCTCTGGGAGTCGTTGCAGGAAATTCTGCACTATGTAGAAAAGCAGGGCGATGGTGCCGTGAAGGCCGCGCACCGTGCCTTTCGCTGCTTCGAGCCGTACGGCAACGACCCACAGGAATACGCCGAGGCAGTAGCCTTTGTATCAAAGGATTGCGAGGATGAAGTAACCGATATGCTGCGCGCCTTGCGGCAACAAGTAGCAAGCAGCCACGCCGACGGCCTGCTGAGCCGAGAAGCTGAGTTCACAGCGGAGCAAAACGCCTTGGTAGCCGTGAACGCCGAGCGCTATTACCGCGCCATGATCCGGGGTGGCTCGGCCTCTTGGAACGTGCGCGACCGCCACATGATGGAAACCCTCACGCGCCTTCTTGATTTGCATGGCCCTGACAGTAAGGCCCTTGTGTGGGAGCACAACACCCACATCGGCGACGCGCGCTACACCAATATGGCCCGCGAAGGCCTGGTAAATGTCGGGCAGCTGGCCCGCGAGGCGTATGGCCCCGACAACGTGTTCGCCGTCGGCTTTGGCTCGTACGAGGGCTCCGTGATTGCCGGAAAGAAATGGGGCGCTCCTTACGAAGTAATGCCCGTGCCGCAGGCACCGCGCGGCACTTGGGAAGAGATGCTGCATAGCCAGCTTCAGGGCGAAAATGGTCTGCTGTTTTCCAACGAGTTGCGCCAACACCCCGATTTGCAGCAACCAGTAGGTCATCGGGCCATCGGGGTAGTATACCGGCCTGAATTTGAGCGCTTTGGCAGTTACGTGCCGTCTGTCATGCTCGAGCGTTACGATGCGTTTATGTTCATCGACAAAACTCGCGCGCTTCATCCCTTGCCTACCCACGCCGACGAACACATGCCCCCGGACTTGTACCCATGGACGGAATAG
- a CDS encoding inositol monophosphatase family protein yields the protein MDFNHLSFQVADIARQAGQFIRQEAANFDLSRVQSKGLHDMVSYVDKQSEKMLVDALRQLLPEAGFITEEGTEGAVRAEDLNWIIDPLDGTTNFIHGQPAYCVSVALMQRQELVIGVVYEINQDECFRAARGAGAFCNEKPIRVSATDDLHDSLIATGFPYYKFDKLDGYLQILSSFMQNTQGIRRVGSAALDLAYVAAGRFDAYFEFNINSYDVAAGILLVLEAGGRVTQFTEDGDPIFGREVVASNTLLHNQLQDTIRKYW from the coding sequence ATGGATTTCAACCACCTCAGTTTTCAGGTAGCTGATATTGCCCGCCAGGCGGGTCAGTTTATTCGCCAGGAGGCGGCCAATTTTGACCTCAGCCGCGTGCAGTCGAAAGGCTTGCACGACATGGTTTCGTACGTCGACAAGCAAAGCGAGAAAATGCTGGTCGATGCGCTGCGGCAGTTGCTGCCCGAAGCAGGCTTCATCACCGAAGAAGGCACCGAAGGCGCCGTGCGCGCCGAAGACCTCAACTGGATCATTGACCCACTCGACGGCACCACCAATTTCATCCACGGCCAGCCGGCATACTGCGTGAGCGTGGCGCTGATGCAACGGCAGGAGCTGGTGATCGGGGTGGTGTACGAAATCAACCAAGACGAATGCTTCCGCGCGGCGCGCGGCGCGGGTGCGTTCTGCAACGAGAAGCCCATCCGGGTTTCGGCCACCGACGATTTGCATGACTCACTGATTGCCACGGGTTTCCCGTACTACAAATTCGATAAGCTCGACGGCTACCTACAGATTCTGAGTTCTTTCATGCAGAACACGCAAGGCATTCGCCGGGTGGGTTCGGCCGCGCTCGACCTGGCCTATGTGGCCGCAGGCCGCTTCGACGCCTATTTCGAGTTCAACATCAACTCCTACGACGTGGCCGCCGGCATACTGCTGGTGCTGGAAGCTGGGGGCCGCGTTACGCAGTTTACCGAGGACGGCGACCCAATTTTCGGCCGCGAAGTAGTGGCTAGTAACACCCTGCTACACAATCAGTTGCAGGACACGATTCGGAAGTACTGGTAG
- a CDS encoding FeoB-associated Cys-rich membrane protein, translating to MLLTLTSAEIQYFIIAVLFTAAAFYVGRIFWRSFFGKSEGACPKGCGGACGAIDVDRLQRTIEKAAVQANAK from the coding sequence ATGCTCCTGACCCTCACCTCCGCCGAAATTCAGTATTTCATTATCGCTGTGCTATTTACGGCCGCGGCGTTTTACGTCGGCCGCATCTTCTGGCGGTCGTTTTTTGGCAAGAGCGAGGGCGCCTGTCCAAAAGGCTGTGGCGGCGCCTGCGGGGCCATCGACGTCGATCGGCTGCAACGCACCATTGAAAAGGCGGCTGTTCAGGCCAACGCAAAATAA